GATCGACGATCTTGATGATCCCGTCCGGCGCCATCACCGCAATGTCGCCGGTCTTGAGAAAACCGTCGGGGGTCAGGGCTTTCGCCGTCTCATCCGGCCTGCGCCAATAGCCGCCCATCAACTGCGGGCCCTTGACGCAGAGTTCGCCGCGCTCGCCGAGCGGAACGGGCTCGCCCTCGGGCGAGCGCACCGAGACTTCCGTCGACGGCGCCGGATAGCCGATCGCCCCGGTGAATTCGGCGATCGTCGGCTTGTTGATCGTCACGATCGGCGACGTTTCGGTCAGTCCATAGCCTTCGACGATCGGCTTTCCCGTCAAGGCCTTCCACTTTTGCGCCACGACTTCCTGGGTCGACATGCCGCCGGAGATGGTCAGCAGAAGATTGGAATAGTCGACCGAGCCGGCGGTGGAATGGTCGGCGATCGCCGCATAGAGCGTATTGACGCCGGAGAACAGGGTGAACGTCGATTTGCGTAGCGTCGCGATCAGGCCCTTGATGTCGCGGGGATTGGCGATCAGCAGGCAGCAACCGCCGGTCTTCACCACAAGCAGCAGGCAGGCGGTCAGTCCGAAAATATGGTAGAGCGGCAGCGCCGTCACCATGATCAGCGGCTTACCTTCGAGGTAGGGCTTCAGCCAGGTCCACGACTGTTCGACATTGGCGGCGACGTTGCGATGCAGCAGCATGGCGCCCTTGGCGACGCCGGTGGTGCCGCCGGTGTATTGCAGAAAGGCGATGTCGTCCGGCCCGATTGGCGGCGGCTTGAACGGCTCCTCGGCGCCCGCTTGCAACACATGCGCGAAGCCGACGCAGCCGGGCAGCCGATAGGCGGGGACCATGCGTTTGACCCAGCGCGAGACGAAATTGACGATCAGTCCGCGCAGCCCCATCAGATCGCCGGGCTTCACGATCACCGCACGTTCGACTTTCATGTGCGGCCAGGCGGCGGCCGCCGTATGCGCGAAGTTTTCGAACACGAACAAGAAGCGCGCGCCGGAGTCGTTCATCTGGTGCTCGAGCTCATGCGGCGTGTACAGCGGATTGACGTTCACGACGACGCCGCCGGCCAGCAAGACGCCAAAAAGAGTCGCCGGGTAGGCGAGGACGTTGGGCGACATAATCGCGACCCGATCGCCTTTTTTTAATCCGCGCGTCTGCAGCCAGGCGGCGACGGCCACCGCGGCGCGGCCGAGCTCCTCGAAGGTGAGCGTCGCGCCGAAACTCTCCATCGCGGTCCTGTCGCCGAATTGCGCGACGCTCGCGTTGAACATATCGACCAGCGTCGAATAGGAAGATTCGTCGATGTCCGCCGGCACGCCGGCGGGGTAGGACGAAAGCCAGGGCCGCTTGACGTAAGGGTCCTCTATGTTTTCTGCGCTGGTCATGTCGTCCTCGACTTCGCGGCGTGAAGCGCGCGACGCGAATCGTCCGCTGCGCCTGTGTGTTCTTGTTCAAGATAGCGCGTCTCGCGTCGAATGAGGCCATTCCCGCCGCAATCATTATGTTGCGTCGCCGCGAGCCGCGTCACGCCGTCCCGGGGGGCGCCGGCCCGAGGCCGAAGAGCAACGTAACGCCGAGCGCCAGAACGAGAATTGCGGCGCCGAACTCGCCGCCGCGGGCGATGATCACCGCGCGCCGTGAATCCTTCGCGCCAAACCGCATCGCGGCGCTCTTGGCGTAAACAGCCGTCGCGGCGAGAGCGCCCGTCGTAATCGCCGTTCCCGCCGACATGGCGATGACCGCCCCGGCGCCGGCGGCGAAAAGCCCCTGCGACAGTGTGAACGCCAGCACCAGAATCGCCCCCGAGCAGGGGCGCAGACCGGCGGCGACGACGGTCGCGGCGGCGTCGGCGAGGCGAAACTTCGCTCCTCCCAATGTCGAAGGGTCCGGCGCATGGCGGCAGGTCGCGTCATGCACATGCGTCGGGTCGTCGATGGCCTCGCAAACGAAGCCGCGCGCCGCCGGCGCGATTGCGGGCATGCGGAGGGCCGCCGATAGCGCGCGGCCTTTCACCCAGGCGAGCCGCGCGCCGAGCGCCGCGATCGCCGCATAGCTTGCAAGCTCGATGAAGTGGGTCGCGTCGCTCATCTGATTCGCTGTCGCGCGGAACAACGCCGCCGCCGCGCCGACGACGGCGATGGCGACCAGTCCTTGCAGCAGCGCCGCGAGCGCCGCGAGCAGCAGACCGCGGCGCAGCGCCGTTTCATTGGCGAGCATGTAGGAGGCAAGCACCGCTTTGCCGTGGCCGGGGCCGGCGGCGTGAAAGGCGCCATAGGCGAAACTCGCCGCAGCGAGCGCGAAGAACGCGGAAGGATCGGTCTTTAGCGCGCGCACGGCTGCGTGCAGCTCAGCGTGGAACTTGCTCTGCCACGCAAGGATAAGTCCGGCGACGCCCGTCGCCGCCGCGGTCGACTCTTGCGCGCCGACCGCAAAAGGATGGCGCGGCGCGCCCCAGGCCGATGAGGCGGCGATTACGGCCAGCGTCACGGCGGTGACGCCGAGCCAAACCGCCCTTTGCCCAATTTTCACGGACAGGCCACGATCGCGCGCGTCGCCAGCTTCATGCCGAAATCGGCGCCCGGCGACATGTTCTGAAAGAACGCTTCGCTCAGTTTCTGGTTTTCATTGGCCATGAGCGGCGCAGGTTCGACAAGACTGAGCGAGCATCCGCCCGGCGCTCCCGCGAGCGTCACGGGATCGTTCTTCTCGAGTCCGAAGGAGACGAAATATGTCGGGTCATAGACCTGAAAGGAGAATGGCTTCTTGGCCGCGACCGGCGTCTCCAGCGGCAGAAAGAAGCGCAGCGTGACGATCTTCTTGTCATTGGCTTCGAGCGCCACATTTTCCGGCTGCTTGAACGCGAGCTTGGCGCTGTTCTGCTTGGCGAAGGTGAAAAATTCGAATTCGGCCAGCGACTCGACGTTCGTTTTGGCGAGCGGCGCAAGTTCTTCCCGGGTGGGCGGCTTGCCGTCCTTTCCGAGGCCCTGCACCGCATAGGCCGAATACATCTCGTCGAATTCCCAGGCGTGCCGAACGCCCGCGATCTTGCCGTCTGGCGCGAATACGACTTCGCTGCGCACCGCGACCCAGACATGCGGATGGGCCGAGGCCGCGCCAATCCCCGCCGCCAAGGTCAAAAGGATGAGAATCGAGTTGATTTTCAGCTTCATGCGAGTCTCGCGCTTAGGCGGCGAAGGCGGCGAAAACGCGGCGCTGGCTCCCGCTTCGAGCCTGTGCATGCTAGCAGATCCGTCCTTGAAAAGGCGCTTCCGTGTGGCATAAGGTGGCCAATACAGAATCGGCGCTGGTGGGGCGCTCTGCGGCGGAAGGCCGCGACCGGCTGGATCTTTAAATCAGATTCGTTCACGGGTTGATCCTTGCTTTAGCGTGTGAGCGCAAGAGTCCCAAGCGCGCTTCGCCCCGATTTCTCGCAGGAGAGCAGTAATGGCAGACATAGCCGCCGGCGACGCAAAGACCGGCTCCGCCTTCGCCGAGGCGTCGCTCTCCGATCGATTTGATCTCGACAGGTCGCGCGTTCTGATCACCGGCACCCAGGCGATCGTGCGTATGCTCCTTATGCAGAAGGAGGCGGACCGCCGCGCCGGACTGAACACCGCGGGTTTCGTCACCGGCTACCGCGGCTCGCCGCTCGGCGGCGTCGACGCGCAGATGCACAAGGCCAAGGCGCTGTTCGACGCCAATAATATCTTGTACATGCCGGGGCTCAACGAGGATCTTGCCGCGACCGCCATCTGGGGCGCGCAGCAGGCCGAGATGCGCGGCGAAGGCAGATACGACGGCGTCTTCTCGCTCTGGTACGGCAAAGGTCCAGGCATCGACCGCAGCGGCGACGCCTTCCGCCACGTCAATCTCGCCGGCACGTCGCGGCATGGCGGCGCGCTGGCCCTCATGGGCGACGATCACACCGCCGAATCCTCAACCACCGCGCATCAGTCCGATTACCATTTCGTCGATGTGATGATCCCCATCCTGTCGCCGGCCGGCGTGCAGGAAATTCTCGATTACGGGCTTTACGGCTTCGCCCTGTCGCGCTTCGCGGGCGTGTGGGTCGGTCTGAAGCTCCTCAAGGATACGGTCGAGTCGACGGCCTCGATCGACGGTTCGCTCGACCGCATCCGCCCGATCGTCCCCCCATCTTTCTTCATGCCGCCGGGCGGCCTCAACATCCGCCCCGGCGATCCGGTTCTCGCGCAGGAAGAGCGGATGCAGGAGAGCAAGCGCGACGCGATGCTCGCCTTCATCCGCGCCAATCGCTTGAACCGCATCATCACGTCCGGCGGCGCCAATCCGAAGATCGGCGTCATCACCGTCGGCAAGTCCTATCTCGACGTGCGCCAGGCGATGGACGATCTCGGCCTGGACGAGGTGAAGGCGAACGATCTCGGTCTGCGCCTTTACAAGATCGCCGCGCCCTGGCCGCTGGAGCCGCAGGGTCTGCGTGAATTCGCCCGCGGCCTCGACCTCATCATCGTCGTCGAGGAGAAGCGCTCGCTCATCGAAGTGCAGCTGCGCGAGGAACTATACGGCGCGCCGCATCAGCCGCTGTGCATCGGCAAAAAGGACGAGCGCGGCGAATGGCTGTTCCCGGTCAAGGGCGCGCTCGACTCCAATGACGTCGCCATCGCCATCGGCCGACGCCTGTTGAAATATCATTCGCTCGACGAGTTGGAGGCGCGCGTGCGCCGGCTCGAAAAGCTGCAGGATCGCCGCCGGACGATGACCGACGTCACCGTTCGCGTGCCGCATTTTTGCGCCGGCTGTCCGCATTCGACGTCCACCCATGTGCCCGAGGGCTCGCGCGCCTATACCGGCATCGGCTGCCATTACATGGCGCAATGGATGGACCGCTCGACGGAAGGCTACACCCATATGGGCGGCGAAGGCGCGAACTGGATCGGCGAGGCACCGTTCTCGACGCGCAAGCATATGTTCCAAAATCTCGGCGACGGCACCTATAATCATTCGGGGTCGCTCGCCATCCGCTTTGCCGTCGCGACCAACACCAACATCACCTTCAAGATTCTCTTCAACGGCGTCGTCGCGATGACCGGCGGCCAGAAGCATGAAGGCGATCTGACCGTCGAAACGATCGCGCGGCAGGTCGCGGCCGAAGGCGTGCAGAAGATCGCCCTTGTCTCCGATGAGCCTGGCAAATTTGCGCCGATGATCGGCTGGCCGCCGGGCCTGACGATCCATCATCGCAATGTCCTCAACGAGGTGCAGCGCGATCTGGCGCAAACGGACGGCGTCACCGTGCTGATCTATGATCAGACCTGCGCAACCGAAAAGCGTCGCCTGCGCAAGCGCGGGCTGATGAGCGATCCGGACTCGCGCGTCATCATCAACGAACTCGTGTGCGAGGGCTGCGGCGACTGCGGCACGGCGTCGAACTGCGTCGCGGTGCAGCCGGTCGAAACCGAATTCGGCCGCAAGCGGCGCATCGATCAGTCCGCCTGCAACAAGGACTTTTCCTGTCTCGAGGGGTTCTGTCCGAGCTTCGTCACCGTACATGGCGGGCGCATGAAAAAGGCGCCGCTGCCCTCGACGCAGGACGACGGCGGACTGCCGGCGTTGCCGGAGCCTGCGATCGCCGAGATCGGCGCCGTGCCCTACGGCGTTCTCATCGCCGGGCTTGGCGGCACGGGCGTCGTCACGGTTTCCGCCATTCTCGGCATGGCTGCGCATCTCGAGGGCAAAGGCGTTGGCGTTATCGATATGGCCGGCCTCGCGCAGAAGGGCGGGGCGGTCTATTGCCACGTGAAGATTGGCCGCACGCCGGCGGACGTTCACGCCATCCGCATCGCCGCGGGCGAAGCCGATCTTCTGCTGGGCTGCGACCTCGTCGTCGCCGGCGCGAAGCAGGTGCTCGCCGCCGTCGAGCAGGGCAAGACGGCGGCGCTCGTCAACAGCGCCGAAGTGTTCCCCGGCGATATCGAGCGCAATCCGGACTTCGTGCTGCCTTCGGAAGAGATCAAGCAGGCGATCCGCTGGGCCGCAGGGCCGGAGTCGACCTTCATCGACACCACGGCGCTCGCGCAGGCGCTGCTCGGCGACTCGATCGCCGCAAATATTTTCATCCTCGGCTATGCGTGGCAGAAGGGCTATCTGCCGCTGTCCGACGCCGCGATCCTGCGCGCCATCGAACTGAACGGCGAATCCGTGCCGATGAATCAGTCGGCCTTTCTGTGGGGCCGACGCGCCGCCCATGATCTGAATAGCGTGCTTGCCGTCGTCGAGTCGCTGCGTCAGCCCAATCGCAGTCGGGGGAAGTCGAAGACGCTCGAGGAGATCATCGAACGTCGTGCGGCGTTTCTGGTTGATTACCAGAGCGAGGCCTACGCCGCGCGCTATCGCGCCCGCGTCGAGAAGATCGCCAAATTGGAGGCCGCGCGCACGCCGGGTTCGCGCGAACTCACCGAAGCGGTCGCGCGCTATCTCTTCAAGCTGATGGCGACGAAAGACTATTATGAGGTTGCGCGGCTCTACACGGACGGCGCTTTCCAGCGCCAGCTCGAGGAAACTTTCGACGGCGATCTGCGTCTCGAACTGCATCTCGCGCCGAATTTTCCGTCGCTACAGCGCAAGACCGACTTCGGCGGCTCGCGCAAGATCACCTTCGGACCCTGGATGTTCAAGGTGCTGCGCGTGTTGGCGCGGATGAAGAGCTTGCGCAACACCTGGTTCGACGTCTTCCGCTTCGACCACGACCGGGTGGTCGAGGGCAGGTTACTTAAGGATTACGAAGCGCTGCTCGATGAATTTACTGCTTCGTTGACGCGGGAAAACCACGCTGGCGCCGTCGCGCTGGCGCGTGTGCCGGAATACATCCGCGGGTTTGGCCACATCAAGGCCCGCCACATCGCGGCGGCGGACGCTGAGCGCGAGCGGCTCATGGCCGAATATCGCCAGCCAACTGCGGTGAAACTCGCCGCAGAGTGAGTCCGCCGGGATTGAGCCGTGTTATAAATCCAGCCGGCCTGCGCCCTGGGGCTGACATTCCCGACAGGCCAAAGGCCTGATCGGAAATCCAGAGCCGCATCGCGAGGCTCGGAATTTGGCGAGGCTAGGATTTTGCCCTGGATCCCTGATCGCGCTGCGCGCGTCGGGAATGACATCCGCGAAGCGATCAATCAGTTCTGCTGTGATGTGAGTGAATGGAGCGATGGAATTCGGCGTGAGAGAGTCGCATTTGAGGCCATCACTTTTCTCCGCAGCGATCGAGCGGCGCCGCGCGCTCGTGCTCGGCGGCTCGAGCGAAGCGCGCGCGCTTGCGACGCGTATCGCCGCCGACCCGCGTCTCGACGGCGTCATTTCGCTCGCCGGACGCACCAGCGCGCCGATCGCGCATGATCTGCCGACTAGAGTGGGCGGCTTCGGCGGCGTCGAAGGGCTGGCGCGCTATCTCGTCGAGGAGCGCATCTCGCATGTCGTCGACGCGACGCATCCCTTCGCCGCGCGCATCTCCGCCAACGCCCGCGCCGCCTGCGCCGTCGCCAACTTGCCGCTGCTCGTCCTGACGCGCCCGCCATGGATCTCTGCGCAGGGCGATCGCTGGATCGAAGTCGACGACAACGCCGCGGCGGTAAGCGCGCTCGGCGCCGCGCCGCGCCGGGTCTTTCTCGCGATCGGCCGGCAGGGCGTCGCCGATTTTCGCGTTGCGCCGCAGCACGACTATCTCTTGCGAGTGATCGAACCGCCGCAGGCCGCCGACCTGCCGCACTCCTGCGAGGTGATCTTCGGCCGCGGTCCCTTCGCGCTTGAGGATGAGATCGCGCTGATGCGCGACAGGCGCGTTGAGATCGTCGTCACCAAGAACAGCGGCGGCGCGCTCGCCTACGCCAAGATCGAAGCGGCGCGGGCGCTTGGGCTTGACGTCGTCATGGTCGCGCGTCCGGCAGGCGCGGACGCCGCGACGACGCATAGCATCGATGCGGCGATGGCTTTCCTCGCTTCATGAGCCGCACGCTGATGCTCCAGGGCACGGGTTCAGACGTCGGTAAGTCGCTGCTCGTCGCGGGGCTCGCGCGCGCCTTCGCCAATCGCGGCGTCAGGGTCGCGCCCTTCAAGCCGCAGAACATGTCGAACAACGCCGCGGTGACGAGCGACGGCGGCGAGATCGGCCGGGCCCAGGCCTTGCAGGCGCGCGCCGCGCGGCTTACGCCTCGCATCGACATGAATCCCGTGCTGCTCAAACCGCAAGGCGCGTCGGGCGCGCAAATCATCGTGCAGGGACGCGTCGTCGGCCAGGCGAAGGCGCGCGACTACCAGGACTTGAAGCCGCGCCTGATGCAGCCTGTGCTAGAGAGCTACGCGCGGCTGAGGGCCGAGGCCGAGCTCGTCATCGTCGAAGGCGCCGGCAGCGCCGCCGAAATCAATCTGCGTAAGAACGACATCGCCAATATGGGCTTCGCCCGTGAAGCCGACGTTCCGGTCGTGCTGGTCGGCGACATCGACCGCGGCGGCGTCATCGCGCAACTCGTCGGCTGCAAGGCGGCGCTCGGCGATGACGACGCGGCGATGATCGAGGGGTTCATCGTCAACAAGTTTCGCGGCGACGCCTCGCTGTTCGACGATGGCCTGCGTTTCGTCGAAGCGCGGACCGGCTGGCGTTCGCTCGGCCTCGTGCCTTTTTTCGAGGCCGCGGCGCGGCTTCCGGCCGAGGACGCATTCGGGTTGCGCATGCGAAGCCACGATCAGCGCAACGGCGTGACGATCGCCGTTCCGCTCCTGCCGCATATCGCCAATTTCGACGACCTCGATCCGCTGAAGGCCGAACCCGGCGTGCGTGTGGTCTTCCTCAAGGATGGAGAGCCGCTGCCGCCGGAAACGCAACTCGTCATCCTGCCGGGATCGAAAGCGACGATCGCCGATCTGGCGGCGCTGCGCGACAATGGCTGGGACATCGACATTCTCGCGCATGTCCGTCGCGGCGGCCGCGTCTTCGGCATTTGCGGCGGCTATCAGATGCTGGGGCGCGTCATCCGCGATCCGCTCGGCGTCGAAGGCGTCGCCGGCGAAGCGCAGGGATTGGGTCTCCTCGATATTGAAACGACGCTGACGGGAGAAAAAACGCTGGCCCCGGTCAGTGGCCACGCGCCGCTTTTCGACGCGCCGTTCTGCGGCTACGAAATGCATGTCGGCGCAACCAACGGCTCCGACTGCGCGCGGCCGGCGCTCCAACTGGCGGATGGTCGCGCGGACGGCGCGACCTCACGCGACGGGCGTGTGGCCGGCGCCTATGCGCATGGGATCTTCGCGGACGATTCCTTGCGCGCGTCGCTGCTGCGCACGCTTGGCGCGCCGCAATCGTCGCTGCGTTACGAGGAGTCGATCGAAGTGACGCTCGACGCGCTTGCGGCGCATTGCGCGCGCCATATCGATCTCGATGCGCTGTGGGAGATGGCGCGATGACGGCGCATTCCGCAATCGGCGCGCCGCCGCTCGTGGCGCATGGCGGGCGGCTCGACGCCGCGCGGCGGCTTTTTCCCGACGCGCCGCGGCCCTGGATCGATCTGTCGACGGGCGTCAATCCGCACGCCTATCCGCTGCCGCCGCTTGCCGATGAGGTTTTCACGCGCCTTCCGGACGATGACGCTTTCGCCGCCCTCGACGGCGCCGCGCGCAAGGCCTATGGCGCGCCCGCCGAAGCCGACGTCGTTCCAGGCGGCGGCGCGCAAGCCTTCATTCAGATGCTTCCGCGCGTTTTCCCGGCCAAACGCGTCGCGATCCTCGGCTTCACTTACGCCGAGCACGCCGCCTGTTGGGCCGCAATGGGCGCGCAGGTCGATAGGGTGGAAACATTGGACGCGTTTGCGAACGCCGACGTTGGCGTGATCGTCACTCCCAATAATCCGGACGGACGCGTGGTCGGGCCGCAGGACATTTTATCCGCCGCCGCGCAGATGTCGCAACGCGGTCTGCTGATCGTCGATGAATCCTTCATGGATTTCACGCCGGAAGCGAGCATCGCGCGTTTCGCGCAGAATGAGAGCCTCGTTGTGCTGCGCTCCTTCGGCAAGGCCTATGGGCTTCCCGGAGTGCGGCTGGGCTTCGCGCTCTGTTCGCCTGCGCGCGGGGCGAAGCTGCGCGCCGCGCTCGGGCCTTGGGCCGTCTCCGGTCCGGCGCTGGCCATCGGCGCTCGCGCGCTTGCGGACGACGCGTGGCGCGCCAACGCGGCGCGAGCCTGCGCGGGCGACGCTGCGCGCCTCGACGCGCTGCTGACCAAGGCCCGTTTCCAGATTGTCGGAGGGACAACTCTGTTTCGGCTGGCGGCGCGTTCGCACGCCTCCCGCTGGTTTGCGCATCTCGCCGCGCGCGGCATATGGACCCGAGGCTTCGCCGACAGGCCAGACTGGCTGCGGTTCGGTCTGCCGCCAAACGAGTCCGCCTGGGCGCGGCTTGCCGCGGCGCTGGAGAGCGTCGATGGCGGCTGAGTCATCGAAGCCGGATGAGGAGCCAGCGGGTCTTGCGCCCGCCGACGGCTTCAGCGACGCCGAACGCGCGGCGATCTACCGCGTCATCCACACGCGCCGCGACGTGCGTGACGAGTTCCTGCCAGGCGACGTGCCGCGCGACGTTTTGCTGCGCATCCTTGACGCAGCGCATCATGCGCCCTCCGTCGGTTTCATGCAGCCGTGGAACTTCATCATTATCAGGGACATCGAGAAGCGACGCGCCGCCTACGCGGCCTTTCAACGCGCCTGTGAAGCCGAGGAGCAGGCGCTGGAGCCGGAGCGTCGCTCGCTGTATCGCAGCCTCAAGCTGCAAGGGATCATCAAGGCGCCGCTGAATATCTGCGTCACTTGCGATCGCGCGCGGTTCGGCGCGACAGGGCTCGGCCGCACGCAGCAGCCGGACACCGATATCCTCAGCACCGCCTGCGCTGTTCAAAATCTATGGCTGGCGGCGCGCGCCGAAGGCGTCGGCGTCGGCTGGGTGAGCATCGTCCGGGACGCCGATCTGCGCCAGATCTTCAGGATTCCCAATGAGATCGCCATCGTCGCCTATCTCTGCGTCGGCTATGTCGCGCAGGCCTACAAGCTGCCGGAGCTCGAAGCCAAACGCTGGGCCTCGCGTCTGCCGTTGGAGAATCTGATCTTCGAGGACAGCTGGGGAGAGCTGGCCGCTTCCACAAACCCGCCTTAAATAGCTGAAAGGCTGGGTCCGGCTTTCCTGTGGACTTCGATCGACAACCTGTTAGCGTAGTTCGTCTTTTGAGCGTGACGCGTGAAAGGTTGGAGCGTAGGAACCGCCTGATAGTCGAAGCTCCAATTAGGGGGCGTCGGAGACGCGAACATGGCGCCGGTTAATTTGGAACAGCTGTTCGAGAAAGACTTCCCCCTCGCCAACAACATCATTCTCACCGTCACGGAAGTGCCAGACTGCGAAGAGCAGCTGCTGAAACTGTTCGAACGCGCCATGCTGCGCGGCTTCGACAATCACGCGCGGCTCACGCAGATCCAGCTGCCGATGGAGCGGTTTCCGGATCTCGATTCGAAGTTCTGGCATATTCCGATCGAGGATTGCGGCGCCGCCCAGGTGTTGCGCTTCTTCTTCGAAACGCCGCAAACGCAGGCGCACTAGATCACGCTGCGTTTAGGCGGAATCGCCTAAACGCAGAGGACGTGATCGATTCCAAAAAATTAGAGCGCGCTTTACGCGAAAAACCGGCGTCCACTTTTTCGCAGCGCGCTCTGACTTCAAGCGCCGTGGACTTTTAACGGCGTGATGCGCTGCTGCGCCGGCGTCGCCGGTTTTTTGCGCCTAAGCCTGCTCATCAGCAGATAGATCACCGGCGTCGTGTAGAGCGTCAGCGCCTGGCTGAGCAGCAATCCGCCGACGATGGTGATGCCGAGCGGACGCCGGAGTTCGGCGCCGATCCCGGTCGCGAAGGCGAGCGGCAGCGCGCCGAAAATCGCGGCGAGCGTCGTCATCAGAATGGGACGGAAGCGTTCGCGCGCCGCCGCGAGCGCGGCGTCATGCACGGACATGCCGCCGTCGCGCTCCGCCTGCAAGGCAAAGTCGACGAGCATGATGCCGTTCTTCTTGACGATGCCGATCAGCAGCAAAATGCCGATAAAGGCGATGATGGTGAATTCGACTCCGAAGAGTTCGAGCGACAGCAGCGCGCCGAGACCGGCGGACGGCAGCGTCGAGATGATCGTGATCGGATGGATGAGGCTTTCGTAGAGA
This window of the Methylocystis hirsuta genome carries:
- the bluB gene encoding 5,6-dimethylbenzimidazole synthase, which produces MAAESSKPDEEPAGLAPADGFSDAERAAIYRVIHTRRDVRDEFLPGDVPRDVLLRILDAAHHAPSVGFMQPWNFIIIRDIEKRRAAYAAFQRACEAEEQALEPERRSLYRSLKLQGIIKAPLNICVTCDRARFGATGLGRTQQPDTDILSTACAVQNLWLAARAEGVGVGWVSIVRDADLRQIFRIPNEIAIVAYLCVGYVAQAYKLPELEAKRWASRLPLENLIFEDSWGELAASTNPP